A stretch of Vibrio maritimus DNA encodes these proteins:
- a CDS encoding ecdysteroid 22-kinase family protein produces MAIKKLIGETHRVISKEPIQSLWSGYGQLFRVTTDNPGLPSMVIKSIDLPELAPEYHPKGWNTQLSNERKLKSYQVEFNWYRQYVSQMPFGWAPGCLAAINHGSHYDLVLEDLRLQERARVVKKPTTDEVKAVLSWLARFHAFWLDTKPVGLWEQGTYWHLPTRPDEWQAMTPSRYKQAAKRIDDILNRCRYQTLVHGDAKLANFCFNQSGSEVSAVDFQYVGGGVGVKDVALFFTTVLNFDDAQLSIDDYVEFYFQALKVALEEYQPDVDSNDVCQEWRALLGLAWADYQRFLLGWSPVHTRVNAFTNRLTLQALDDFQL; encoded by the coding sequence TTGGCAATAAAAAAACTGATTGGTGAAACGCATCGAGTGATCTCTAAAGAGCCGATACAGAGCCTTTGGAGTGGCTATGGACAGTTGTTTAGAGTAACTACGGACAATCCAGGGCTGCCAAGTATGGTCATTAAGTCAATCGACTTGCCAGAGCTGGCGCCGGAGTATCATCCGAAAGGATGGAACACCCAGTTATCGAACGAGAGAAAATTAAAGTCCTATCAGGTTGAGTTTAATTGGTATCGGCAATACGTCTCTCAAATGCCTTTTGGCTGGGCACCAGGCTGTTTAGCAGCGATCAACCATGGTTCGCACTATGATCTCGTTTTGGAGGATCTCAGGCTTCAAGAACGTGCGAGAGTGGTAAAAAAACCAACGACGGATGAAGTAAAAGCCGTATTGAGCTGGCTAGCCCGCTTTCATGCCTTTTGGCTCGATACGAAGCCTGTAGGCCTTTGGGAGCAGGGAACCTATTGGCATTTGCCTACCCGCCCCGACGAATGGCAAGCAATGACGCCAAGCCGATACAAACAGGCGGCTAAGCGTATTGATGACATACTTAATCGCTGTCGATATCAGACCTTGGTGCATGGTGATGCGAAGCTTGCTAATTTTTGCTTTAATCAATCAGGCTCCGAGGTCAGCGCGGTGGATTTCCAATACGTTGGCGGTGGTGTGGGCGTAAAAGATGTGGCTCTGTTCTTCACTACAGTACTCAACTTCGATGATGCGCAGCTATCGATCGACGACTATGTTGAGTTTTACTTTCAAGCGCTGAAGGTGGCTTTAGAGGAATATCAACCCGACGTTGACTCTAATGATGTGTGTCAGGAGTGGCGCGCGTTATTGGGGCTGGCATGGGCGGATTATCAACGATTTTTGCTTGGTTGGAGCCCCGTTCATACCAGAGTGAATGCCTTTACTAATCGACTCACTCTTCAAGCATTAGACGATTTCCAGCTATAA